In Micromonospora purpureochromogenes, a single window of DNA contains:
- a CDS encoding Fic family protein: MTTDPLAPLLALADIAPAVERARERVDEAMRHRALRRHGGQVAAEVSLRSAVASAALEGYAHEREAVRAGTVTEPVLQGALRVAGALPGLTELWPKAPRQALAKLHVLAARNVVTEDELGRPVADPVVGARLDGLAGLVAGGTKVPPLVLAAVVHGELLNLRPFAGPSGVVARAAARLVLMSRGFDPRGLVAVDVGHRDREPEYVGAAGAFATGTPDGLRSWLRHYMSAVEVGADQLAVIGDEILAAA; encoded by the coding sequence GTGACCACGGATCCGCTCGCCCCGCTGCTCGCGCTCGCCGACATCGCCCCCGCCGTCGAGCGGGCCCGCGAGCGGGTCGACGAGGCGATGCGGCACCGCGCGCTGCGCCGGCACGGCGGCCAGGTCGCGGCCGAGGTCAGCCTGCGGTCCGCAGTGGCCAGCGCCGCCCTGGAGGGGTACGCCCACGAGCGCGAGGCGGTCCGCGCCGGCACGGTCACCGAGCCGGTGCTTCAGGGGGCGCTGCGGGTGGCCGGGGCGCTGCCCGGACTGACCGAGCTGTGGCCCAAGGCCCCCCGGCAGGCGCTGGCCAAGCTGCACGTGCTCGCCGCCCGCAACGTGGTGACCGAGGACGAACTGGGCCGTCCGGTGGCCGATCCGGTGGTCGGCGCGCGGCTGGACGGCCTCGCCGGGCTGGTCGCCGGGGGCACCAAGGTCCCCCCGCTGGTGCTGGCCGCCGTCGTGCACGGCGAGCTGCTGAACCTGCGCCCGTTCGCCGGCCCGTCCGGCGTGGTGGCCCGCGCCGCCGCCCGGCTGGTGCTGATGTCCCGCGGCTTCGACCCGCGCGGGCTGGTCGCCGTCGACGTCGGGCACCGGGACCGGGAGCCGGAGTACGTCGGCGCGGCCGGCGCCTTCGCCACCGGCACCCCGGACGGGCTGCGCTCCTGGCTGCGGCACTACATGTCGGCCGTCGAGGTGGGCGCCGACCAGCTCGCCG